The genomic region ACAACACCGAAATGGCTTTCCAGATCCAACGTATTTATACCAAAGATGTCTCTTTCGAAGCGCCAAATGCGCCGCACGTTTTCCAGAAAGATTGGCAACCAGAGGTTAAACTTGATCTGGATACGGCATCTACCCAACTGGCTGATGACGTATACGAAGTGGTACTGCGTGTCACCGTTACCGCCTCTTTGGGTGAAGAAACAGCGTTCCTGTGCGAAGTTCAGCAGGGCGGTATTTTCTCCATCAGCGGTATTGAAGGCACCCAGATGGCACATTGTCTGGGCGCATACTGCCCGAACATTCTGTTCCCGTATGCCCGCGAATGTGTCACCAGTCTGGTTTCACGCGGCACGTTCCCGCAACTGAACCTCGCGCCGGTTAACTTTGATGCGCTGTTCATGAACTATTTACAGCAGCAGACTGGCGAAGGTACTGAAGAACATCAGGATGCCTGATGAACCAAAGTAATGCTTCAATGACTGTGATCGGTGCCGGCTCGTACGGCACCGCTCTTGCCATCACCCTGGCAAGAAATGGCCACCCGGTTGTTCTGTGGGGCCACGATCCTAAACATATCGCAACCCTTGAGCGCGATCGCTGCAACGTTGCGTTCCTTCCGGATGTGCCTTTCCCCGATACGCTCCGCCTCGAAAGCGACTTAGCCACCGCGTTGGCAGCAAGCCGTAATATTCTGGTGGTAGTGCCAAGCCATGTCTTTGGTGAAGTGCTGCGGCAGATTAAACCGTTGATGCGTCCTGATGCGCGTCTGGTGTGGGCGACAAAAGGGCTGGAAGCCGAAACGGGACGTCTGTTACAGGACGTCGCTCGCGAGGCGTTAGGCGATCATATACCGCTGGCGGTCATCTCCGGTCCGACATTTGCGAAGGAACTGGCGGCGGGGCTACCGACGGCGATTTCTCTGGCATCAACCGACGACACTTTCGCCGACGACCTTCAGCAGTTGCTGCACTGCGGCAAAAGTTTCCGCGTCTACAGCAACCCGGACTTCATTGGTGTTCAGCTTGGCGGCGCGGTGAAGAACGTGATTGCGATTGGCGCAGGGATGTCTGATGGCATTGGCTTTGGTGCCAACGCCCGTACCGCGCTGATTACGCGCGGCCTTTCAGAGATGTCACGTCTGGGGGCGGCGCTGGGTGCCGATCCGACCACCTTTATGGGGATGGCGGGTCTGGGCGACCTGGTACTTACCTGTACCGACAACCAGTCGCGTAACCGTCGATTTGGCATGATGCTTGGTCAGGGCATGGATGTACAAGGCGCACAGGACAAGATTGGAC from Citrobacter sp. RHB25-C09 harbors:
- the secB gene encoding protein-export chaperone SecB, which translates into the protein MSEQNNTEMAFQIQRIYTKDVSFEAPNAPHVFQKDWQPEVKLDLDTASTQLADDVYEVVLRVTVTASLGEETAFLCEVQQGGIFSISGIEGTQMAHCLGAYCPNILFPYARECVTSLVSRGTFPQLNLAPVNFDALFMNYLQQQTGEGTEEHQDA
- the gpsA gene encoding NAD(P)H-dependent glycerol-3-phosphate dehydrogenase, which translates into the protein MNQSNASMTVIGAGSYGTALAITLARNGHPVVLWGHDPKHIATLERDRCNVAFLPDVPFPDTLRLESDLATALAASRNILVVVPSHVFGEVLRQIKPLMRPDARLVWATKGLEAETGRLLQDVAREALGDHIPLAVISGPTFAKELAAGLPTAISLASTDDTFADDLQQLLHCGKSFRVYSNPDFIGVQLGGAVKNVIAIGAGMSDGIGFGANARTALITRGLSEMSRLGAALGADPTTFMGMAGLGDLVLTCTDNQSRNRRFGMMLGQGMDVQGAQDKIGQVVEGYRNTKEVRELAHRFGVEMPITEEIYQVLYCGKNAREAALTLLGRARKDERNSH